The DNA sequence CGGCGGTGGCCGACGGAGTCCGCCGGGTCGGGAGCTCTACGGCACTCCAGGGGGCGGCCGCTTCGTTGAACCGGACCGCCTGGCTCGGCCTGCCACGCTCCTTCTGGATCGGCGCGCTCCTGCTCGCGGTGGTTGCGGCCGTGGCGTTCTGGCCGTCTTCGAGGCCGCCCGAGCGGCAGGCGCTGGGTCCACAGAGTCCGGTCCCGGCCGGTCCCTCGCCGACCCCTGGCAGCGGGGACAACAACTCCGGGCCCAGCGGCCCGCTCCCGCAGGAAGTCATCGACGTGCTGGTTCCCGGTCGCGAAGGCGACCGAAACGACACGACGTCTACGCCCTCCAACAACGGGGATCGTCCTACGCGGGGCAACCAGGGTGACCGCAACCCCGCCCCCATTGACGACAAGCCGACGCCGCCCCCCGACACCGCCAGGAAACCGCCCCCCGTGGTCCCGGAGGTGCGTGGATTCGACGCGGCCGCGGCCCGACGCGCCATCCTGGCGGTTGTGGAACGTCAACGACGCGCCACCGAGGCGGGGGATCTGCGCGGCCTGCTGGCAGACGTCCACCCGAACCTGATTCCGGAAGCTACCCGCGACATCCAGGCCATGCTCGCCACCGTGGGCGATCTCAGCTCCCAGGTGGCGGATGTGCAGGTCGAGTTCGAAGACGACCATCATGCGTACGTCGAATTCCACACGCACCTGACCGGCCGCCTTCTGGCCACCGGCGAGTTCGTGGAGATCGCCGACGACTGGATCAACTGGTCCATGGTTTACGAGAGCGGCCGCTGGTTGATCTGGGAGTGGTGACGATGGGACGACGCTACGCCGTGGGAGCGCGGTCGGATACCGGCCAGGCGCGCGAGCGCAACGAAGATGCCTTCGGCCTGTACATGGCCTCTCCGTCGGCGGTCGATCCTGCCTTCGACGCCGTGTTCGTCGTGGCGGATGGGCTCGGCGGGCACTCGGGAGGCGACGAGGCGAGCCGCTTGGTCGTCGAAAGCACCCAGGCCTCCGCTCTGGCCACGGAAGGCCACGGCGTCGATGCGGCACCGTGGCTGCGTCGGCTGTTGGACGAGGTGCATCGGACCCTGCTGGCCGAAGCGGGCGGCGGTGATCGCTCCCAGGCGATGGGCAGCACCGCGACCATCGCGGTGCTGAAGGGCGAAACCCTGACCCTCGGCCACGTGGGAGACACGCGCTGCTACCGCCTCCGGGACGGCACCCTCACACAGATCACCGAGGACCACTCCTGGGTCGCCGAACAACAGCGGGCCGGCGTGCTGAGCCCCGAAGAAGCCGCGGCCTACGAGCACCGCAACTGGCTGACACAGAGTCTGGGCGTGGGTGAACGCCTGGAGATTGCCACCTACCAGGAGACGCTCCAGGTCGGAGACCGCTACCTGCTGTGCAGCGATGGCCTGCACGGCCTCGTGGCCGACTCCGTAGTCGCCGATGTCCTGGGCGCTGAGTCCAATCCGGACGCTGCGGCGGAGCGCCTCATCGGCCTCGCCAATGCCGCAGGCGGGACCGACAACATCACCGCGCTGGTCTTCGACGTCCACGACGTCGACCTGGCTGCCGCCACCCTGGGCGACGGCGCGGCGGTGGCAGCGCCCCGGGTGCGGCGCCGGGGTGCGCCTCAAATGGTGCTCGGTACGCTGGTGTTGATCGGGGCTGCCGCCGTGGCCGCGGTGCGCTGGACCCGCGACAGCGCGGCGCCCAGCCCCGACGTGGAGCAGGTGTCCACCCCCGACACGATCCCCGACTCCACCGAACTGCGCGTGATCCCAGGAGCGTCGAGCGAAGTGCGTGGCGACTCCGGTCCAAACCCTCAGGAGTGAACGATGAGCGATCCCGACAAGACCCAGAAGCTCCCCAATCCGGCGCTCGCCAAGACGGTGCGCATCGACCCGTCGGAGCTCGAGCGCGAAATGAAGGGTCGGGAGGACACGGGCCGCAAGACGGTGGTCATGCAGCGGCCGCCCGAGATCGCCGCAGTCGCGTGGTTGGTCTGCGACCGGGGTGAGGACCGCGGGCGCATGCACCGCATCGACGGAGAGAAGGCTGTGGTGGGGGCCGACTCTCTGTGCGAGATCATCATCAAGCACGACCACGTCTCGGATCGTCACGCCAGCATCCGTTTCAAGGACGGTGGCTTCGTGATCACCGACCTCGATAGCACCAACGGCACCACGGTCAATGGAGAGGCTGCGCAC is a window from the Gemmatimonadota bacterium genome containing:
- a CDS encoding FHA domain-containing protein, giving the protein MSDPDKTQKLPNPALAKTVRIDPSELEREMKGREDTGRKTVVMQRPPEIAAVAWLVCDRGEDRGRMHRIDGEKAVVGADSLCEIIIKHDHVSDRHASIRFKDGGFVITDLDSTNGTTVNGEAAHQHPLMDGDRVGFGSSQWVFKCVLFQDN
- a CDS encoding protein phosphatase 2C domain-containing protein — its product is MGRRYAVGARSDTGQARERNEDAFGLYMASPSAVDPAFDAVFVVADGLGGHSGGDEASRLVVESTQASALATEGHGVDAAPWLRRLLDEVHRTLLAEAGGGDRSQAMGSTATIAVLKGETLTLGHVGDTRCYRLRDGTLTQITEDHSWVAEQQRAGVLSPEEAAAYEHRNWLTQSLGVGERLEIATYQETLQVGDRYLLCSDGLHGLVADSVVADVLGAESNPDAAAERLIGLANAAGGTDNITALVFDVHDVDLAAATLGDGAAVAAPRVRRRGAPQMVLGTLVLIGAAAVAAVRWTRDSAAPSPDVEQVSTPDTIPDSTELRVIPGASSEVRGDSGPNPQE